From Acidipropionibacterium acidipropionici, one genomic window encodes:
- a CDS encoding glycine hydroxymethyltransferase: MPESTYPEPTSINAQAAPAYQTLLDIIGSVEPRIADATRAELHDQRHSLKLIASENYASLPVLATMGTWFSDKYAEGTIGHRFYAGCQNVDTVESVAAEHARELFGAEHAYVQPHSGIDANLTAYWAILAHHVETPALAEFGSKNVNDLSAEDWETLRHRFNDQRAIGMSLDAGGHLTHGFRPNISGKMFNQRSYGTDPQTGLLDYDKVRELAREFKPLVIVAGYSAYPRRVNFAKMREIADEIGAVLMVDMAHFAGLVAGKVFTGDEDPVPNAQVVTTTTHKSLRGPRGGMILVDKEYADDVDRGCPMVLGGPLGHVMAAKAVALAEARTQAFRDYAQKVADNSRALAEGLMKRGVKLVTDGTDNHINLLDVTTSFGLTGRQAESALLDSGIVTNRNSIPADPNGAWYTSGVRIGTPALTSRGFGADEFDRVAALIVEALKATTPKTASTGKPGKAKYEMADGVADRVHAEADELVGSFPLYPGLEL, encoded by the coding sequence GTGCCCGAGTCCACTTACCCGGAACCCACGAGCATCAACGCGCAGGCCGCCCCGGCCTACCAGACTCTGCTGGACATCATCGGTTCGGTCGAGCCGAGGATCGCAGACGCCACCAGGGCCGAGCTGCACGACCAGCGTCACTCCCTCAAGCTCATCGCCTCGGAGAACTACGCCTCCCTGCCGGTGCTGGCCACCATGGGCACCTGGTTCTCCGACAAGTACGCCGAGGGCACCATCGGCCACCGCTTCTACGCCGGCTGCCAGAACGTCGACACCGTCGAGTCGGTGGCCGCCGAGCACGCCCGCGAGCTGTTCGGCGCCGAGCACGCCTATGTGCAGCCCCATTCGGGCATCGACGCCAACCTCACGGCCTACTGGGCGATCCTGGCCCACCATGTGGAGACCCCGGCCCTGGCCGAGTTCGGGTCGAAGAACGTCAACGACCTGTCGGCCGAGGACTGGGAGACGCTGCGTCACCGGTTCAATGACCAGCGCGCCATCGGCATGAGCCTGGACGCCGGCGGCCACCTCACCCACGGCTTCCGCCCCAACATCTCGGGCAAGATGTTCAACCAGCGCTCCTACGGCACCGATCCGCAGACCGGGCTGCTGGACTACGACAAGGTGCGCGAGCTGGCGCGCGAGTTCAAGCCGCTGGTCATCGTGGCCGGCTACTCGGCCTACCCACGCCGGGTCAACTTCGCCAAGATGCGCGAGATCGCCGATGAGATCGGCGCCGTGCTCATGGTCGACATGGCCCACTTCGCAGGCCTGGTCGCCGGCAAGGTGTTCACCGGCGACGAGGACCCGGTTCCGAACGCCCAGGTGGTCACCACGACCACCCACAAGTCGCTGCGCGGGCCGCGCGGCGGCATGATCCTGGTGGACAAGGAGTACGCCGACGACGTCGACCGCGGCTGCCCGATGGTGCTGGGTGGCCCGCTCGGCCACGTCATGGCCGCCAAGGCCGTCGCACTGGCCGAGGCCCGCACCCAGGCCTTCCGCGACTACGCGCAGAAGGTCGCCGACAACTCCAGGGCCCTGGCCGAGGGCCTCATGAAGCGCGGCGTCAAGCTCGTCACCGACGGCACCGACAACCACATCAACCTGCTCGACGTCACCACCAGCTTCGGGCTGACCGGCCGGCAGGCCGAGTCGGCGCTGCTGGACTCGGGCATCGTCACCAACCGCAACTCGATTCCCGCGGACCCGAACGGCGCCTGGTACACCTCCGGGGTGCGGATCGGCACCCCGGCGCTCACCTCGCGCGGGTTCGGCGCCGACGAGTTCGACCGGGTCGCCGCGCTGATCGTCGAGGCCCTCAAGGCCACCACCCCGAAGACCGCCTCGACCGGCAAGCCCGGCAAGGCGAAGTACGAGATGGCCGACGGCGTCGCCGACCGGGTCCATGCCGAGGCCGACGAGCTGGTCGGCAGCTTCCCGCTCTACCCCGGTCTGGAGCTCTGA
- a CDS encoding DUF2207 family protein: MTDIPHDTDRHARRQRRLTRLVVALIALMASLVAAASPARADDAGIATSYTVEGTVAKDGGLTVRETIAWTGGDNPPASLTQRLATRYDQLDNAYYEYTISGLKASSGGRDLGAKVSTDGTYQVITVDTSKLSGKTLTISYSVRGAATKDAEVKGRKAHTTIVWRVLQGLSVPVREASGTVKMPGLIDRYSCQSGAPVAPSACRLSQGGAGGQLDPVFTDGPRGAGEMVEMTIGISSTQVSPDAVLKHEWTLDRAFSASPAALLSALAALLLGGFLVWLLHRRGGRDLEGSGEPSRIAEFSPVGLGEEEFSLLAPVRPGEVGTIADERVDPVDVTATLLDLAVRGHLIIHELPRENPHAPIDWSFERVEGEDELRDYERLLLDAVAPRRGEDQVKVSEISEAIGPVIPEVEDALYDEVVREGWFERRPDATRNRWNAMGVGAVVVAAVAAALLVAFTTLGLLGLALLAVAVALLVVGQQMPRRTARGSDVLAGLHLLAGELMYHRTDQMPPARAYEELSQILPYAVVLGGRERWLDALAAADDDIGTPDPEDLTWYHAPDTWHMQDLPVSMGAFVTTVQGRLFGR, encoded by the coding sequence GTGACCGACATTCCGCACGACACAGACAGGCACGCACGGCGTCAACGGCGTCTCACCCGTCTGGTCGTGGCCCTCATCGCGCTCATGGCATCCCTGGTGGCCGCCGCGTCACCGGCCCGCGCCGACGATGCGGGAATCGCCACCAGCTACACCGTCGAGGGGACGGTCGCCAAGGACGGCGGGCTGACGGTGCGCGAGACCATCGCCTGGACCGGCGGCGACAACCCGCCCGCCTCCCTCACCCAGCGTCTGGCCACCCGCTACGACCAGCTCGACAATGCCTACTACGAGTACACGATCAGCGGGCTGAAGGCCTCCAGCGGCGGCCGCGATCTGGGCGCGAAGGTGAGCACCGACGGCACCTATCAGGTGATCACCGTCGACACCTCCAAGCTCAGCGGCAAGACGCTGACCATCTCCTACTCGGTGCGGGGAGCCGCGACCAAGGACGCCGAGGTGAAGGGCCGCAAGGCTCACACCACCATCGTGTGGCGGGTGCTCCAAGGGCTCTCGGTTCCGGTGCGCGAGGCGAGCGGCACGGTGAAGATGCCCGGCCTCATCGACCGCTACTCCTGCCAGTCGGGGGCCCCGGTGGCCCCGAGCGCCTGCCGGCTGTCCCAGGGCGGCGCCGGCGGCCAGCTCGACCCGGTCTTCACCGACGGTCCGCGCGGAGCCGGCGAGATGGTCGAGATGACCATCGGGATCTCCTCGACCCAGGTCTCCCCGGACGCCGTCCTCAAGCACGAGTGGACCCTCGACCGGGCCTTCTCCGCCAGCCCCGCCGCTCTCCTGTCGGCGCTGGCGGCGCTGCTGCTGGGTGGATTCCTGGTCTGGCTTCTCCACCGGCGCGGCGGCCGCGACCTGGAGGGCTCCGGGGAGCCCTCCAGGATCGCCGAGTTCTCACCCGTGGGCCTGGGCGAGGAGGAGTTCAGCCTCCTGGCGCCGGTGCGCCCCGGCGAGGTGGGCACCATCGCCGACGAGCGGGTCGATCCGGTCGACGTCACCGCCACCCTGCTGGATCTGGCCGTCCGCGGCCATCTCATCATCCACGAACTGCCGCGGGAGAATCCGCACGCGCCGATCGACTGGTCCTTCGAGAGGGTCGAGGGCGAGGACGAGCTGCGCGACTACGAACGCCTCCTGCTCGACGCCGTCGCGCCCCGCCGAGGCGAGGATCAGGTGAAGGTGTCGGAGATCTCCGAGGCCATCGGGCCGGTGATTCCCGAGGTGGAGGACGCCCTCTACGACGAGGTGGTGCGCGAGGGCTGGTTCGAGCGTCGTCCCGACGCCACCCGCAACCGCTGGAACGCGATGGGGGTCGGAGCGGTCGTGGTGGCCGCCGTCGCCGCCGCCCTGCTGGTCGCCTTCACCACTCTGGGCCTTCTTGGACTGGCCCTGCTGGCGGTGGCGGTGGCCCTGCTCGTCGTCGGCCAGCAGATGCCCAGGCGCACCGCCCGGGGGTCGGACGTGCTGGCCGGGCTGCACCTGCTGGCCGGGGAACTGATGTACCACCGCACCGACCAGATGCCGCCCGCACGCGCCTACGAGGAGCTGTCGCAGATCCTTCCCTACGCGGTGGTGCTCGGCGGGCGGGAACGGTGGCTCGACGCGCTGGCCGCCGCCGACGACGACATCGGCACCCCGGACCCCGAGGACCTCACCTGGTACCACGCCCCCGACACCTGGCACATGCAGGATCTTCCGGTCTCCATGGGGGCCTTCGTCACCACCGTCCAGGGCCGCCTCTTCGGCCGCTGA